Proteins encoded in a region of the Streptomyces liliiviolaceus genome:
- a CDS encoding type I polyketide synthase, producing MNQDPDKTPWQPWQGKEPKTVAGLLRRHLEHRPDALAYRFLAGTDTGGTGEPGETEQGESWNYRELDLRTRAVAALLQREGLTGRPVLLLHPPGLDYIAGFLGCLYAGAIAVPAYPPDTRRFGQTMPRLAAIARDSGATHALTTAALSRFAATKRREMDSLGLAGLRWLALSELDDAGADDWREPSVGSDATAFLQYTSGSTSSPKGVMVSNGNLLHNLRSIHRRLEHDADSGMVSWLPPYHDMGLIGGILTPLYGGFPAHLMAAMSFVRQPLLWLETLSRTGASTSVAPNFGFEHCVRRITDEQRDGLDLSHWRLALNGAEPVRADTLDLFTERFAPCGFERRALLPCYGLAEATLMVTGVGAHEPPPVGAFASAALGTGVAESARGERAVRLVGCGPAVDGVDVAIVDPGTRRRIDSEGHVGEIWIAGGSVAHGYWGRPETSEATFRARIEGEGPTPFLRSGDLGFLKDGHLHVVGRIKDVVIVQGRNHYPQDVELTVERADEAVRAGSGAAFSVEVDGAEELVVVHEVESRRLDGAQALLAKLRTAIAEEHDVAPHAVVLLKRSTVHRTTSGKIQRQACRRDFLGLGLTVVAASVTRDPETPLPAGDLAGLSVAARRQRVVDAVTEILTGVPATADAPDVTGWTFRELDLDYPALLVAVRALEERLGTRIPVGALLTRPRVDTLIGLFLGEDPGRESLSGDRAADPWDADAVEAWLVGEVATRLGLSAASVDVTRPLASLGLDSKQAVAILAELGARTGRAMSTGTAFEHPTIRAVATHVGATHVGAAGRATGTAGTTGTTAAPPPPRSQPLRRPARQQDTGYEPVAVIGMGCRFPGAPDPDSYWRLLVDGRDAITGVPGGRWAAEQVDAPAFGGFVDRVDEFDARFFGLSAREAARMDPQQRLLLETAWQTVEDAGLDPTGLAGSATGVFVGISSHDYSALQMSRLETIDVHAATGNAHSIAANRLSYTLDLRGPSLAVDTACSSSLLAVHLACESMRRGECDTALAGGVNLLLSPGLSVAFAQGNMLSPDGRCRTFDDSANGYVRGEGVGLVLLKPLSAALADGDPVHAVIRGSATAHGGRSNGLTAPRGSAQRSVIERALAQAGLSGPDIDYVEAHGTGTSLGDPVEWEGLAAAYGRGRPEGSRCLVGSVKTNIGHLESAAGIAGLIKAALVVRHRQVPPTLHLRTPNRRLAWDDAGLDVPTRLTGLPDTGSVRAGVSSFGFGGANAHVVLESAPDPDPIDAVAPKRPTHALCLSAHTPTALTTLAQRWRTHLAAHPDAELADLCHTANTGRARLAFRAVVTGGSQEAFDTALDALARGGPSTAVVRGRSRPGPAPKVAFLFSGQGTQYTGMGKGLYDTHGGFARTLERADRVLRPHLGVPLTELLFGEGSADRLASTRYCQAALVALEVALAELWISLGVRPTALLGHSIGAYGAACVAGVMSLEDALTLAVVRGRHMADQPGEGAMIACAGDAETIRAEAAAEDSVAVAAVNAPGQLVLSGPRTEIDRVRERLESRSVVVRPLTVSHAFHSPLMAGAAEPLRSAADGVAFRRPEIPWVFDATGDLVTGQVGADDWARHMLGPVRFADGFATLRGLGCDAFVEIGPHPTLLNMARTMTTRDDEESVLWLPSLRRARGGPAGDGDWQTLLQSLGRLHCAGGPVDWAALDEGARRPRIPVPHAVLEGRPYWFSAQSPTTGGGARDGVTDPGPASAVAAPPVTTTPPAPAAPAPPATGNVRSEVVDQVARACAFPPEQIPLDARLGADLGFDSLMRTELERALARRFPEQLATYRESVPEDPTVGQLVALLDTGDRPPVHGNGTPPAAVDGPPVKQERAFEEWAEYAELQGRLRQTTASGSNPYGRIHEGHNSGRVSIEGRPVVNFSSFNYLALSHHPRVRRAAQEAVDRYGTSSSATPLLFGETPLHHELDAEIASFLGTEAAIVFAGGHATNVATIGHLFGPEDLVLHDEWIHDSALRGCMLSGARRRPFPHNDWRALDSLLGTLRLQHRRALVLIEGAYSQDGDLPDLRRFIDVKKRHGAMLMIDEAHSIGVLGRTGRGIGEYFGVDRRDVDLWMGTLSKALGSLGGYIAAREPIVEYLRFTAPLHIFSTGISPANTAAALEAIRVLRDEPQRVARVRRLAEHFRDSARARGFDIGVSRASAVIPVVIGDWEKTMALSNSLLERGVNVMPIGYPAVARDECRLRFFVNADHTEEDLEHSLDLLGRAMAEHTHATPSPSPGPAEHPTATSRPTAPAPAAHPGPSGDSVADVLVTGASGFIGGHLTRRLTEHGHRVRVLVREGSDRSAFAGLDVEVATGDLSDPESLRRAASGVRHVYNCAGLSADWGPWEEFRRINVDGSRNLVEAAHQAGTVERLLHLSTTDVYGYPVTPCDESAEPRDIGLPYNRSKVLGERAVRQAAERTGLPVTVVRPVSVYGPRSKDFVIEIATLLLSRQMVYVRGGAVPAGLVYVGNLVDGMIAACASDTAIGKAYNMRDPDPTTWREYVEALARGLGVKPPAFSLPTPVARGVATVSERVYDALGIKSRPVLTRHAVHLFDRDQSYAVDRARDDFGFKSEVGFEEGIELTLAWLDSPEGRALVSR from the coding sequence ATGAACCAGGATCCCGACAAGACCCCCTGGCAACCCTGGCAGGGGAAAGAGCCGAAGACCGTCGCCGGGCTGCTGCGCCGCCATCTCGAACACCGTCCGGACGCGCTCGCCTACCGCTTCCTCGCCGGAACCGACACGGGAGGGACAGGAGAACCGGGCGAGACGGAACAGGGCGAGTCATGGAACTACCGTGAGCTCGACCTCCGCACCCGGGCCGTGGCCGCGCTCCTCCAACGCGAAGGCCTCACCGGCAGGCCGGTCCTGCTGCTCCACCCCCCGGGGCTCGACTACATCGCCGGCTTCCTCGGCTGCCTGTACGCCGGAGCCATCGCCGTACCCGCCTACCCGCCGGACACCCGGCGCTTCGGCCAGACCATGCCTCGTCTCGCGGCCATCGCCCGGGACTCCGGTGCCACCCACGCCCTCACGACCGCGGCCCTGTCGCGCTTCGCGGCCACGAAACGACGCGAGATGGACTCGCTCGGGCTCGCCGGTCTGCGCTGGCTGGCGCTGTCCGAGCTGGACGACGCCGGAGCCGACGACTGGCGCGAGCCGTCCGTCGGGAGCGATGCGACGGCCTTCCTCCAGTACACGTCGGGCTCGACCTCGTCCCCCAAGGGCGTCATGGTCAGCAACGGCAACCTGCTGCACAACCTCCGTTCGATCCACCGCAGGCTGGAGCACGACGCCGACTCGGGCATGGTGTCCTGGCTGCCCCCGTACCACGACATGGGTCTCATCGGCGGCATCCTCACGCCCCTGTACGGCGGGTTTCCCGCTCACCTGATGGCCGCGATGTCCTTCGTGCGGCAGCCGCTGCTGTGGCTGGAGACGCTGTCGCGGACCGGGGCGTCCACCAGCGTGGCCCCCAACTTCGGCTTCGAGCACTGCGTGCGCCGGATCACGGACGAGCAGCGGGACGGCCTGGACCTGAGCCACTGGAGGCTGGCGCTGAACGGGGCCGAGCCGGTACGCGCCGACACCCTCGACCTGTTCACCGAGCGGTTCGCGCCCTGCGGTTTCGAACGCCGTGCCCTGCTGCCCTGCTACGGCCTCGCGGAGGCGACGCTGATGGTGACGGGGGTCGGCGCGCACGAACCGCCGCCGGTCGGCGCGTTCGCGTCCGCCGCGCTGGGCACGGGGGTCGCCGAGTCCGCGCGGGGCGAGCGGGCGGTCCGGCTGGTCGGCTGCGGCCCCGCAGTCGACGGGGTGGACGTAGCGATCGTCGATCCCGGTACCCGACGGCGGATCGACTCCGAGGGGCACGTCGGTGAGATCTGGATCGCGGGCGGGAGCGTGGCGCACGGCTACTGGGGCCGCCCCGAGACCAGCGAGGCCACCTTCCGGGCCCGTATCGAGGGCGAGGGGCCGACGCCCTTCCTGCGCAGCGGCGATCTCGGCTTCCTGAAGGACGGCCACCTCCATGTCGTCGGCCGTATCAAGGACGTCGTCATCGTGCAGGGCCGCAACCACTACCCGCAGGACGTCGAACTCACCGTCGAGCGGGCCGACGAGGCGGTCCGGGCGGGGTCGGGCGCGGCCTTCTCGGTCGAGGTCGACGGCGCCGAGGAACTCGTCGTCGTGCACGAGGTGGAGAGCAGGCGCCTCGACGGGGCGCAGGCGCTCCTGGCGAAGCTGCGCACGGCCATCGCCGAGGAGCACGACGTGGCACCCCACGCCGTCGTCCTCCTCAAGAGGTCGACGGTCCACAGGACGACCAGCGGAAAGATCCAACGACAGGCGTGCAGGCGGGACTTCCTCGGACTCGGGCTCACCGTGGTGGCGGCCAGCGTCACGCGGGACCCTGAGACACCTCTCCCCGCCGGGGACCTCGCCGGCCTGTCCGTCGCCGCGCGCCGGCAGCGGGTGGTCGACGCGGTCACCGAGATCCTGACGGGTGTCCCGGCCACGGCCGACGCGCCGGACGTGACCGGCTGGACGTTCCGCGAACTCGACCTGGACTACCCGGCGCTCCTCGTCGCCGTACGCGCCCTGGAGGAGCGGCTCGGCACCAGGATTCCCGTGGGCGCGCTGCTGACACGTCCGAGGGTCGACACCCTGATCGGCCTGTTCCTCGGCGAGGACCCCGGTCGTGAGTCGCTCTCCGGGGACCGGGCGGCCGATCCGTGGGACGCGGACGCCGTCGAGGCCTGGCTGGTCGGGGAGGTGGCGACGCGCCTCGGCCTGTCCGCCGCCTCGGTCGACGTCACCAGGCCCCTGGCCTCGTTGGGCCTGGACTCGAAGCAGGCCGTGGCGATCCTCGCGGAACTCGGCGCGCGGACGGGGCGCGCGATGAGCACGGGCACCGCTTTCGAGCACCCGACCATCCGGGCCGTCGCAACCCACGTCGGTGCAACCCACGTCGGTGCCGCCGGGCGCGCGACGGGCACGGCGGGCACAACAGGCACTACGGCGGCGCCACCGCCACCCAGATCGCAGCCGTTGCGGCGACCGGCACGGCAGCAGGACACCGGGTACGAGCCCGTCGCCGTCATCGGCATGGGGTGCCGTTTCCCGGGGGCCCCGGACCCGGACAGCTACTGGCGGCTCCTGGTGGACGGGCGCGACGCGATCACCGGGGTACCGGGCGGCCGGTGGGCCGCCGAGCAGGTGGACGCGCCCGCGTTCGGCGGGTTCGTCGATCGCGTGGACGAGTTCGACGCCCGCTTCTTCGGCCTGTCGGCGCGGGAGGCGGCGCGGATGGACCCCCAGCAGCGGCTGCTCCTGGAGACGGCCTGGCAGACCGTGGAGGACGCGGGCCTCGACCCGACCGGCCTGGCGGGCAGCGCGACCGGGGTGTTCGTCGGCATCAGCAGCCATGACTACTCCGCGCTGCAGATGAGCCGGCTGGAGACGATCGACGTCCACGCGGCCACCGGCAACGCGCACTCCATCGCCGCGAACCGGCTGTCGTACACGCTCGATCTGCGCGGGCCGAGTCTCGCCGTGGACACCGCGTGCTCGTCGTCGCTGCTGGCGGTGCACCTCGCCTGCGAGAGCATGCGGCGCGGCGAGTGCGACACGGCTCTGGCCGGCGGGGTCAACCTGCTGCTCTCGCCGGGCCTCTCGGTGGCGTTCGCCCAGGGCAACATGCTCTCCCCGGACGGACGGTGCCGTACGTTCGACGACTCGGCGAACGGCTACGTACGCGGGGAGGGCGTGGGCCTGGTCCTCCTCAAGCCGCTCTCCGCGGCGCTCGCGGACGGCGACCCGGTCCACGCCGTGATCCGCGGGTCGGCCACCGCCCACGGCGGCAGGAGCAACGGCCTGACGGCGCCGAGGGGTTCGGCCCAGCGGTCCGTGATCGAACGGGCCCTGGCCCAGGCGGGTCTGAGCGGTCCGGACATCGACTACGTGGAGGCGCACGGCACCGGCACCTCGCTCGGCGACCCCGTCGAATGGGAAGGTCTCGCCGCCGCCTACGGCCGGGGCAGGCCCGAGGGCAGCCGCTGTCTGGTGGGGTCGGTCAAGACCAACATCGGCCACCTGGAGTCGGCGGCGGGCATCGCCGGGCTCATCAAGGCCGCCCTCGTCGTACGGCACCGCCAGGTTCCGCCGACACTCCATCTGCGTACCCCGAACCGCCGTCTCGCCTGGGACGACGCCGGGCTCGACGTGCCGACCCGGCTCACCGGCCTGCCGGACACCGGCAGCGTACGGGCAGGGGTCAGTTCGTTCGGGTTCGGCGGGGCGAACGCGCACGTGGTGCTCGAATCGGCTCCCGATCCCGACCCGATCGACGCGGTGGCTCCGAAGCGGCCCACCCACGCCCTGTGTCTGTCGGCGCACACACCGACGGCTCTCACCACGCTGGCGCAGCGCTGGCGCACCCATCTGGCCGCCCACCCCGACGCGGAACTCGCGGACCTGTGCCACACGGCCAACACCGGCCGGGCCCGGCTCGCCTTCCGGGCGGTCGTCACCGGCGGTTCCCAGGAGGCGTTCGACACCGCGCTCGACGCCCTGGCCCGCGGCGGACCGTCCACCGCCGTGGTGCGCGGCCGGTCCCGGCCGGGACCGGCGCCGAAGGTCGCGTTCCTCTTCAGCGGCCAGGGCACGCAGTACACCGGCATGGGCAAGGGTCTGTACGACACGCACGGCGGGTTCGCCCGCACCCTGGAACGCGCCGACCGCGTCCTGCGCCCGCACCTCGGCGTCCCGCTGACGGAACTGCTGTTCGGGGAGGGGAGCGCCGACCGGCTGGCGAGCACCCGGTACTGCCAGGCCGCGCTGGTGGCGCTGGAGGTCGCGCTCGCCGAGCTGTGGATCTCGCTGGGTGTGCGGCCCACCGCTCTGCTCGGACACAGCATCGGCGCGTACGGTGCCGCCTGTGTCGCCGGGGTGATGTCCCTGGAGGACGCCCTGACACTGGCCGTGGTGCGGGGCAGGCACATGGCCGACCAGCCCGGCGAGGGCGCGATGATCGCCTGCGCCGGGGACGCGGAGACGATCCGCGCCGAGGCCGCCGCCGAGGACTCCGTCGCGGTCGCCGCCGTCAACGCCCCCGGGCAGCTGGTGCTGTCCGGACCCCGCACGGAGATCGACCGGGTACGGGAGCGGCTGGAGAGCCGGTCCGTCGTCGTCAGGCCTCTCACGGTGTCCCACGCCTTCCACTCCCCGCTGATGGCCGGTGCGGCCGAGCCGCTGCGCTCCGCGGCGGACGGTGTCGCCTTCCGGCGGCCGGAGATCCCCTGGGTCTTCGACGCCACGGGCGACCTGGTCACCGGGCAGGTCGGGGCCGACGACTGGGCGCGGCACATGCTGGGTCCGGTGCGTTTCGCCGACGGCTTCGCGACCCTGCGCGGCCTCGGCTGCGACGCCTTCGTGGAGATCGGCCCGCATCCGACCCTGCTCAACATGGCACGCACCATGACGACCCGGGACGACGAGGAGTCGGTGTTGTGGCTGCCCTCGCTGCGCCGCGCACGCGGCGGCCCGGCGGGCGACGGTGACTGGCAGACGCTTCTCCAGTCGCTCGGCCGGCTGCACTGCGCGGGCGGGCCGGTGGACTGGGCCGCGCTGGACGAGGGCGCGCGCAGGCCGCGGATCCCGGTACCGCACGCGGTGCTCGAAGGGCGGCCGTACTGGTTCTCGGCGCAATCGCCGACGACGGGCGGTGGGGCGCGGGACGGTGTCACGGATCCCGGTCCGGCCTCCGCTGTCGCCGCGCCCCCGGTCACAACCACTCCTCCGGCTCCTGCCGCCCCGGCCCCTCCGGCCACCGGCAACGTCCGCAGCGAGGTGGTCGACCAGGTGGCCCGTGCCTGCGCCTTCCCGCCCGAGCAGATCCCCCTGGACGCACGCCTGGGCGCGGACCTCGGTTTCGACTCACTGATGCGCACCGAGCTCGAACGCGCCCTCGCCCGCCGCTTCCCCGAGCAGCTGGCCACGTACCGGGAATCGGTGCCCGAGGACCCGACCGTCGGCCAGCTCGTGGCGCTGCTGGACACCGGTGACCGGCCGCCGGTCCACGGGAACGGCACTCCCCCGGCCGCCGTCGACGGTCCCCCGGTGAAGCAGGAGCGCGCGTTCGAGGAGTGGGCCGAGTACGCGGAACTGCAGGGCCGCCTCCGCCAGACGACGGCGAGCGGCTCCAACCCGTACGGCCGGATCCACGAGGGCCACAACTCCGGCCGTGTCTCCATCGAGGGTCGCCCGGTCGTCAACTTCTCCTCCTTCAACTACCTCGCGCTGTCGCACCACCCGCGGGTGCGCAGGGCGGCGCAGGAGGCCGTCGACCGGTACGGCACCTCCAGTTCGGCCACGCCCCTGCTGTTCGGCGAGACGCCGCTGCACCACGAACTCGACGCGGAGATCGCCTCGTTCCTCGGTACGGAGGCCGCGATCGTCTTCGCCGGTGGCCACGCCACGAACGTGGCGACCATCGGGCACCTCTTCGGGCCCGAGGACCTGGTGCTGCACGACGAGTGGATCCACGACAGCGCGCTGCGGGGCTGCATGCTCTCGGGTGCGCGGCGCCGGCCCTTCCCGCACAACGACTGGCGCGCGCTTGACTCACTGCTGGGCACACTGCGCCTGCAGCACCGGCGGGCCCTGGTGCTCATCGAGGGCGCGTACAGCCAGGACGGCGACCTCCCCGACCTGCGCAGGTTCATCGACGTGAAGAAGCGCCACGGCGCGATGCTGATGATCGACGAAGCCCACTCGATCGGTGTCCTCGGGCGCACGGGCCGGGGCATCGGCGAGTACTTCGGCGTCGACCGGCGTGACGTCGACCTGTGGATGGGCACGCTGAGCAAGGCGCTCGGCAGCCTCGGCGGGTACATCGCGGCCCGCGAACCGATCGTCGAGTACCTCCGGTTCACCGCGCCGCTGCACATCTTCAGCACCGGTATCTCACCCGCGAACACGGCCGCCGCCCTGGAGGCGATCCGGGTCCTCCGGGACGAGCCACAGCGCGTGGCCCGGGTGCGGCGGCTCGCCGAGCACTTCCGCGACTCGGCCCGTGCGCGCGGCTTCGACATCGGTGTGTCCCGCGCCTCGGCGGTGATCCCGGTCGTCATCGGCGACTGGGAGAAGACGATGGCACTCTCCAACTCCCTGCTGGAGCGCGGCGTGAACGTGATGCCGATCGGCTATCCGGCCGTCGCACGCGACGAGTGCCGGCTGCGTTTCTTCGTCAACGCGGACCACACCGAAGAAGACCTGGAACACTCCCTCGACCTCCTGGGACGAGCCATGGCGGAACACACCCACGCAACCCCATCCCCCTCCCCCGGCCCCGCGGAGCACCCGACCGCGACCTCACGCCCGACCGCTCCCGCTCCCGCCGCTCACCCTGGCCCGTCGGGCGACTCCGTCGCGGACGTCCTGGTCACCGGCGCGAGCGGGTTCATCGGCGGGCATCTGACGCGCCGGCTGACCGAACACGGCCACCGCGTACGGGTGTTGGTGCGCGAGGGCAGTGACCGTTCCGCCTTCGCGGGTCTGGACGTCGAGGTGGCGACCGGTGATCTGAGCGACCCGGAGAGCCTGCGCCGCGCCGCGTCCGGCGTCCGGCACGTCTACAACTGTGCGGGCCTGTCGGCCGACTGGGGCCCGTGGGAGGAGTTCAGGCGGATCAACGTCGACGGCAGCCGCAACCTCGTCGAGGCCGCCCACCAAGCGGGAACCGTGGAGCGTCTCCTCCACCTCAGCACCACCGACGTGTACGGCTATCCGGTCACCCCCTGCGACGAGAGCGCGGAACCCAGGGACATCGGACTGCCGTACAACCGCAGCAAGGTGCTGGGCGAGCGAGCCGTGCGGCAGGCCGCCGAGCGGACCGGGCTGCCGGTCACCGTCGTACGGCCGGTGTCGGTCTACGGGCCGCGCAGCAAGGACTTCGTGATCGAGATAGCGACGCTGCTGCTGAGCCGCCAGATGGTCTACGTCCGCGGCGGCGCCGTACCGGCGGGGCTCGTCTACGTGGGCAACCTCGTCGACGGAATGATCGCGGCGTGCGCGTCGGACACGGCGATCGGCAAGGCGTACAACATGCGGGACCCCGATCCGACGACCTGGCGGGAGTACGTGGAGGCGCTGGCTCGCGGTCTGGGCGTGAAGCCCCCCGCGTTCAGTCTGCCGACCCCGGTGGCGCGGGGCGTGGCCACGGTGTCCGAGAGGGTCTACGACGCCCTGGGGATCAAGTCCCGCCCGGTGCTCACCCGCCATGCCGTCCATCTCTTCGACCGCGATCAGTCCTACGCCGTCGACCGGGCGCGCGACGACTTCGGGTTCAAGAGCGAGGTGGGCTTCGAGGAGGGCATCGAGCTGACGCTGGCCTGGCTGGACTCGCCGGAGGGCCGTGCGCTCGTCAGCCGCTGA
- a CDS encoding thioesterase II family protein → MGAGARSAPLRLVCLPYAGGTPSVYRNWAAHLGDDVHVVPVLLPGRGLRAKEAPYTAMGALVTDLTDALIEHGLVDDYALFGHSMGALLAYEVARELRDRGLPEPAHLFVSGSKAPHLYGDRRDHTLSDAELRQLVRDLGGLGADDTIGGSYLERRLPVLRADLTVCETYRWAPRRPLNCPMTAFSATRDPIAPAHEMEAWRVHTRGSLLRHHVEGDHFFLNGASRPYLLREIRAELARHLDHRRGRRPDRPL, encoded by the coding sequence ATGGGTGCCGGGGCTCGCAGCGCGCCCCTGCGTCTCGTCTGTCTGCCGTACGCGGGCGGCACACCGTCCGTCTACCGGAACTGGGCGGCGCACCTCGGTGACGATGTGCACGTCGTCCCCGTCCTCCTGCCCGGCCGGGGACTGCGTGCCAAGGAGGCGCCGTACACCGCCATGGGCGCGCTGGTCACGGACCTCACGGACGCACTGATCGAGCACGGACTCGTCGATGATTACGCCCTGTTCGGGCACAGCATGGGAGCGCTGCTCGCCTACGAGGTGGCCCGTGAGCTGCGGGACCGCGGGCTGCCCGAGCCGGCGCACCTGTTCGTGTCGGGCAGCAAGGCGCCGCACCTGTACGGCGACCGCCGCGACCACACGCTCTCCGACGCGGAGCTGCGGCAGTTGGTACGCGACCTCGGAGGCCTGGGGGCCGACGACACCATCGGCGGCTCGTACCTGGAACGGCGGCTGCCGGTGCTGCGCGCCGACCTCACCGTCTGCGAGACCTACCGCTGGGCCCCGCGCCGGCCCTTGAACTGCCCGATGACCGCGTTCTCCGCCACCCGTGACCCGATCGCGCCCGCGCATGAGATGGAGGCGTGGCGCGTCCACACCCGGGGCTCGCTCCTGCGCCACCACGTGGAGGGCGACCACTTCTTCCTCAACGGCGCGTCCAGGCCGTACCTCCTGCGCGAGATCCGTGCCGAACTCGCCCGCCACCTCGACCACCGCCGCGGCCGCCGCCCCGACCGCCCACTGTGA
- a CDS encoding SAM-dependent methyltransferase, protein MDLLSLARTVKDRVEAPITDALAVAKVVTDPRTPLLLALSTVVVTPLYRAAFLASASGSGVLQCLAVRPCDLDSLVEYLEVPQDRERLRAWLDTGVRLGELDVREGCYRLRSTPAKLLARAGNDAVAAALEEIMRFHVPALLDAPRMLKEGRRFSLGDQDGTVIARSSLALQGMVREAVDRHLERATPVRLLEIGCGTGAYVRHAAGLNPRLTALAVDLQPEVAARAAANMAEWGLTDRVETRQGDLRTLELQPQFDLVTLHNNIYYFPEAERVEVLERARSFLAPGGRLLLTSSCQGGGNAGLDVLNLWFEYADFGGPLPREDELVAQLEKAGFTDVRAAGIVPTQPFRVFVATNGAGSVDGSHGTHVQA, encoded by the coding sequence ATGGATCTACTGAGCCTGGCCAGGACCGTCAAGGACCGGGTGGAGGCACCGATCACGGACGCGCTGGCCGTGGCGAAGGTCGTCACGGACCCGCGGACCCCGCTGCTGCTGGCGCTCTCCACGGTGGTGGTGACGCCCCTGTACCGGGCGGCCTTCCTGGCGTCCGCCTCGGGCTCGGGTGTGCTCCAGTGCCTGGCGGTCCGGCCCTGCGACCTGGACAGCCTGGTCGAGTATCTGGAGGTGCCGCAGGACCGGGAGCGGCTGCGCGCGTGGCTCGACACCGGTGTCCGTCTCGGTGAACTCGATGTACGCGAGGGGTGTTACCGCCTCCGCAGCACGCCGGCCAAGCTCCTGGCCCGCGCGGGGAACGACGCGGTGGCCGCCGCCCTCGAAGAGATCATGCGTTTCCATGTGCCCGCGCTGCTGGACGCGCCCCGGATGCTCAAGGAGGGCCGTCGTTTCTCCCTCGGCGACCAGGACGGCACGGTCATCGCCCGGTCCTCCCTGGCGCTGCAGGGCATGGTGCGGGAGGCCGTCGACCGGCACCTGGAGCGCGCCACCCCGGTCAGGCTGCTGGAGATCGGCTGCGGGACCGGGGCGTACGTCCGTCACGCCGCAGGGCTCAACCCGCGCCTGACCGCCCTCGCGGTCGACCTCCAGCCGGAGGTCGCCGCGCGGGCCGCCGCCAACATGGCCGAGTGGGGGCTGACCGACCGCGTGGAGACCCGCCAGGGTGATCTGCGCACCCTCGAACTCCAGCCCCAGTTCGATCTCGTCACCCTGCACAACAACATCTACTACTTCCCCGAGGCCGAGCGCGTCGAGGTGCTGGAGCGGGCCCGTTCCTTCCTGGCGCCGGGCGGCCGGCTGCTCCTCACCTCCTCGTGCCAGGGCGGCGGCAACGCCGGACTCGACGTGCTCAACCTCTGGTTCGAGTACGCCGACTTCGGTGGCCCGCTGCCGCGGGAGGACGAGCTGGTCGCCCAGTTGGAGAAGGCGGGGTTCACGGACGTCCGGGCCGCCGGGATCGTCCCCACACAGCCGTTCCGCGTGTTCGTCGCGACCAACGGCGCAGGCAGCGTCGACGGCAGCCACGGCACCCACGTTCAGGCCTGA